The proteins below are encoded in one region of Hordeum vulgare subsp. vulgare chromosome 3H, MorexV3_pseudomolecules_assembly, whole genome shotgun sequence:
- the LOC123440996 gene encoding cysteine-rich receptor-like protein kinase 10, giving the protein MDMAIVPILLLLLLLPSVGAEWQVCGSSGNYTSNSTYQANLLLLSSTLPNMAVSNTSLFATATVGHAPDDIVYALALCRGDTTDASDCESCVAAAFQDAQQSCPYNKDATLYYDACMLRFSNHNFLLANSTADQVTWIALRNNLNFTTGGDSVRHLLLMRLNSTAQSAANSSRRFTTSRLSVNLIPTVYCLMQCTPDLTPDDCAACLQLVLKHTLKSLYGAQGGRILGTRCSMRYELYHFYEGVPMLAIPAVNGTTPATRYPHSQSHSPGAAPLQEPQATVHEQQGRNSRKRVLWIIAVVAPVLSILLCFICSVVWMRRRRKGPVNLNDQVAANRPEEDELVWRLEEKSSEFTIFDFSQILHATHNFSKENLLGQGGFGPVYKGQLPDGMPIAVKRLASHSGQGFTEFKNEVELIAKLQHNNLVKLLGCCIQGEEKLLVYEYLPNKSLDFFIFEKNMTTSIDWNKRRVIIEGIAQGLLYLHKHSRLRIIHRDLKASNILLDQDMNPKISDFGLAKIFSSNDTQGSTKRVVGTYGYMSPEYASEGIYSIKSDVFSFGVLLLEILSGKRNSGFYQYGDFLNLLGYSWQLWEGRTWVELLDALIAEEIHISDARRYINIGLLCVQESADDRPTMSDVVAMLNNESVILPEPNHPGYFNLRVSKTHEFFVPCSNNDVTITQEPDGR; this is encoded by the exons ATGGACATGGCTATCGtccccatccttcttctcctgctgcTCCTGCCTTCCGTTGGTGCCGAATGGCAAGTCTGCGGCAGCAGCGGCAACTACACATCAAACAGCACCTACCAAGCCAACCTCCTGCTCCTCTCCTCCACCCTTCCCAACATGGCCGTGTCCAACACCAGCctcttcgccaccgccaccgtggGCCATGCCCCAGACGACATCGTCTACGCCCTCGCGCTCTGCCGCGGGGACACCACCGACGCCTCCGACTGCGAGAGCTGCGTGGCTGCCGCCTTCCAAGATGCGCAGCAAAGCTGCCCCTACAACAAGGACGCCACCTTGTACTACGATGCATGCATGCTCAGGTTCTCCAACCATAATTTTCTTCTTGCCAACAGCACCGCAGATCAGGTGACCTGGATCGCCCTCCGGAACAACCTCAACTTCACAACAGGCGGCGACTCCGTCAGGCACCTGCTGTTGATGCGTCTGAACAGCACGGCTCAATCGGCTGCAAACAGCTCGAGGAGGTTCACCACCTCGCGCTTAAGCGTCAACCTCATCCCCACGGTGTACTGCCTTATGCAGTGCACGCCCGACCTCACGCCCGACGACTGTGCTGCTTGCCTACAGCTCGTTTTGAAGCATACGCTCAAATCCCTATATGGAGCGCAAGGTGGTCGAATTCTCGGGACACGGTGTAGCATGAGGTACGAGCTATACCACTTCTACGAAGGGGTCCCCATGCTTGCAATTCCGGCTGTCAACGGCACTACGCCGGCTACCAGGTACCCACATTCCCAGTCGCATTCACCAGGTGCGGCGCCTCTCCAGGAGCCGCAGGCGACCGTTCATGAACAACAGG GACGGAACTCACGCAAGAGGGTGTTGTGGATTATTGCTGTGGTGGCTCCAGTACTGTCAATACTTTTATGCTTTATCTGTTCCGTTGTATGGATGAGAAGACGAAGAAAAG GACCAGTAAACTTAAACGATCAGGTTGCCGCCAATAGACCGGAAGAAGACGAACTTGTCTGGAGATTGGAGGAGAAGAGCTCAGAGTTCACTATCTTTGACTTTTCTCAGATATTGCATGCTACACATAACTTCTCCAAAGAAAATCTACTTGGACAAGGTGGTTTTGGCCCTGTCTACAAG GGCCAATTACCAGATGGAATGCCAATTGCAGTCAAAAGGCTTGCCTCACATTCAGGACAGGGTTTTACAGAATTCAAAAATGAAGTTGAACTTATTGCAAAGTTACAACACAATAATCTTGTCAAACTCTTGGGATGCTGCATTCAGGGAGAGGAAAAACTATTGGTGTATGAATATTTGCCAAATAAGAGCTTGGACTTCTTTATATTTG AAAAAAACATGACAACCTCTATTGATTGGAACAAAAGACGTGTGATAATCGAAGGGATAGCCCAAGGTCTTCTGTATCTCCACAAGCACTCTCGGCTACGCATCATACACAGAGACCTTAAGGCCAGTAACATTCTATTGGACCAGGACATGAATCCTAAAATTTCTGATTTTGGCCTAGCAAAAATATTCAGCTCCAATGATACTCAGGGAAGCACAAAGAGGGTAGTAGGAACATA TGGTTATATGTCTCCGGAGTATGCATCTGAAGGCATTTACTCAATCAAATCAGATGTGTTCAGCTTTGGTGTGTTACTTCTTGAGATCCTTAGTGGAAAACGGAATTCTGGTTTCTATCAGTATGGAGACTTTCTTAACCTACTTGGATAT TCATGGCAACTCTGGGAAGGACGGACATGGGTTGAGCTTCTAGATGCATTAATCGCTGAGGAGATCCATATATCAGATGCTAGGAGGTATATTAACATTGGACTGTTGTGTGTACAAGAAAGTGCGGATGATCGACCCACCATGTCAGATGTCGTTGCAATGTTAAACAACGAGAGTGTTATTCTCCCCGAACCAAatcatccaggatacttcaaccTAAGGGTATCTAAGACAcatgaattttttgtcccatgtaGTAATAATGATGTAACCATCACTCAGGAGCCAGATGGTAGATAG